The Novosphingobium aromaticivorans DSM 12444 genome segment TTCGGCGCCAATGTCGCGGTTGCGCATTCCCCGCGCGACGAGCGCGGCGATCTTGCGCTCGCGCGGGTTCAGCTTGGCAAGCGGCCCTTGCGAGTCCGGGCGAAGCGAGAGATCGAGCGCGCGTTGCAGGAAGTTCGGTTCGATGGCTTTCTGTCCCGCGTGGACTTTCTCAAGAACTTCCACCAGCCCTTCCTCCGCGCCGTCCTTCGACACGATCCCGTCTACGCCCGCGCGCATGACGGAGATGAGTTGGCGGTCGTTGATCTCGGCGGTCAGCAGCACGACCGGACGCTTGTCGCCGCGTTCGCGCAGGGCTTCCAGCGCCTGGACACCGTTCATGCCGGGCATGTTGATGTCGAGGAGGACCACCGCCGGATCGTGGGTCTTGATCGCGTCGAGCGTTTCCTCGCCACTCGCCGTGGTTGCCACGACGGAGAAACGCGTGCCCCGCAACACGGCTTCGACACCGGCGCGGATGAAGCCATGGTCGTCAGCAACCAGAACAGGAATCATGCAGGTTCTCCGGATCTTAGGGCAATGGCGAGGCGCGTTCCGGCCCCGTCGCTGTGAAGTTCGAAGCGACCGCCCAGTGCCTCGACGCGTTCGCTGATCGAGCGGGGGCGGGGGGCATTGGGGATCTGGGGAAACCCTTTGCCGTCATCGGTAATGGCAAGGTTGAGGTGGCCGGCCTGTTCCGAAAGCTCGACCTTCACTTTTCCGCATTTGCCATGGCGCGCCGCGTTGGCCACTGCCTCGCGCACGAGCTGCCTGATCTCGTGGCTGAGCTGTACGGAAACCGGCAGGGGGCGCTGGTCCATGACCAGCTCGGTCTCGATGTGCCAATGGCCGCTGGCCTCGGCCAGCAGATCGCGCAGTTCCTCGCCGATCTCGGTGCGCCGGTCGCCTTCCTGCCCGCGACGCAGGCGCTGGATCAGGAGGCGCAACTGTCCTTGCTCGCGGCGCAGGGCATTCTTGATGGAATCTATCTCGCCCTCGGGATCGTTGCCCTCGCGGATCCAGCGGCGCAGCGCTTCCAGGCGGAACAACGTCCCTGCGAGGAACTGTGCCACGCTGTCGTGCAGGTCTCGGGCGACGGCCTGGCGAACCCCGGTCTCGGCGGCGCTGCGGGCCAGCCGCGCCATTTCCTCGCGGTCCAGCGCGTGCCCGATCTCGTCCGCCAGGGCCCGCACCAGCGCGATGTCGTCGAAGCTCAGGTTCTTGTGGTCCCAGGCGACGAGATGGCCCGATCCGGTCACGCTCTGCACTGAGGCGATGATGCCTTCGTCTGCCCCGAGCAGGTCGGCAAGGCGGGATTCGACCGGCCCGTCCAGTGCCTCGAGCCCACCGTCTTCGGCCAGAGCGAGCTGGCGCTTTCGCGAGCGGCTGAAGATTGCGGTCGAGCGCCGACCGAGGAGTTCGTCGGCAAGGCCCTCGGGGGCAAGCCGTTCGGTCACGATCCCCTTTGCCGTGAGCCGCCGCATTTCGATCCACGGTTCTTCGCTCGCCGCGAAGGCCAGGGCGACCTGCTCGGCACCGAGGGTTGCCGCCGCCGCCCGGAGCGCGCTGTCAAGCAGCAGGTCGCGTCGTTCGCCCGGAATGCCCGGAGGCTCGGCAAACGCCACGGTTCGCCCGCTCCCGCGCGACATGCTGAGCCAGATGAGGATCGAGGACAGCACGATCATGTAGATCGTGCGCCGCGAGAACCGGAACAGGTCGATGTCCAGCCCCATCTGGTACAACGTGATGCCGAACGCGAGGTTGGTGCTGAGCAGGACGAGCGCTGTCAGCGCCGTCGCGCGCCAATTCCACCGCACCATCGCGCTGACCTGCATGAAGGCTGCGAAGGCCAGGAACGGGCTCTGGAATTCGGTGAAGGGACTTTCGGTGAAGTAGACCGCCGACAGGAACATCAGGATGTCCACGACCTGGGCGACCGGGGCGAGCCTGAAGTCGTACCACCAGCTCCGCCAGGCGATGATCATCAGCAGCGCCGTCCACAGCAGGTAGCTGCTGACCAGCGCGTAACCCAGCGTCACCCCGCGGACCGGGACCACCGGATCGAGCCAGAGCGCGAGGAGAAAGGTCAGCGCGAGTACGGCACGCCCCGTCGCGATCACGCGACCGGTCCTGCGTGTCCATCCCTTCGCGCTCACTTTATCCCCTTCCGATTCGCCCCTGCTACCCTGCACGAACCGCGCAAGCGCGGATAGCGGCGCCGTATGAAATAGGGACGGTAACGGTTACTTTCATATTTAGACTTGGTTTTTTCGGAAAGTGCACGATGCCGCGTTCGGCATTGGAAAATGCGTGGTTCTGGTTCACAATGGAACTCGTGCAATTAACCTTTTCTGGCGGGAAGACGGTGGTTGCTTCGGGGCGTAAAGACAAAATGACAGTGGCCGTAGACGAGATCGAAAATCCGCTGCTCAGTCTGACCGCGAAGCAGCGGGAAGTCCTCGACCTGCTTATCCAGCACAAGACGTCCAAGGAGATATCACGCCAGCTTGGCATCTCCCCGCACACGGTGGACCAGCGCATCATGCTGGCTCGCGCCAAGCTTGGCGTCGCGACCCGCGGCGAGGTTGCCCAGGCCTACCGGCGCCTTGTGGAGACATACGAACAACCCGTATATGGACTTTCCGACCTAGGATTTCCGCCGCTTCCAGCGTCACAACCGTACCGGGACGACACGGATGTCGGACCGTCCTCGAACACCCTGCCGCAGGGCGATGAAGGACTGGTCCGCTACCGGGTCCTCCCGGAAATGTTCGACGGGCCGTACGGAACGCTGATGCGACTGGGCTATATCGCCGCGGTCACGGTATTCCTGATCCTGATCGTGCTGGGAGGGTTGACGATGTTTGCGCAACTTTCCTCCATGCTCGATCGCTGACGAGGCCGGTCCTTCATTTCCCGCTGACAACCGGGGCAGGGCGCGTTGCGCGCGCGGCCCCTTTGCAAGGGGGCTGCCGTGGCAACGCGGCAGGGCTTGAAGATGACCAATGCCGATCATGTTACCGTCCACGGCCTGCGCATCACCCGTGACCTGCACGAAGCGGAAGCTGCACTCGATGAAGTGCTGATCCGGCAGGCGAACCTGCTCGCGACGATGGTCCGCGCCCGGCGCGAGGCTTCCGTCGGACCATTCACGGGCCAGGAAGCCCTCCTGCGGCTCGCCGCCAGCCAGAAAGCCGTGCTCCATGCCAGCGGCGAACTGGCCCGGGTCCATGGCAAGTTGCTCGACGTCGGTCGCGAAGTCGGCAGCGGCATGGTCGACGATTGCCCCCCGAAGGGCGCCACCGGGTCTGCCGAACTGCCTGCGGGCGTTCCTGCCGTGCTCCGGGTCGCCTGACGGGAATGCCCGCCCTGCCTGCAACGGGTGACACGTCATGTTCCTGATCTGGCTGCTCAGGCTGTCGATCCTGGCCGTTCTGGCCTTCGCCGCACGCAAGGGTGGGGAGCCGGAGCGCCTTGTGGCGCTTGTCCTCATTTCGACCAGCGTCCTGGATGTGTTCAATCACTCGATGTTCGGACAGCCGGCGTTCTTTGCGCTCGATCCGGGACATGTGGTGATCGACACTTGGGCGATGATCGCCCTGCTGTGGGTCGCGCTCCAGGCCAACAGGGGCTGGCCGATCTGGGCCTGCGCCGCGCAGATCATCGTCGTGCTCGGGCATGTTGCCAAGATCATCGACCTGTCACTGGTGCGCTACGGCTACTTCGCCATGACGCAGATGCCCATGTCGATCCAGGCCGTGGCCATCTTCGGCGGAACGCTGGCGCATGTGCGGCGGGAGGAGCGAATTGGCCGCTATCACGCGTGGCGCTTTGCATGATCCGTCCTGCCTCCTCCAGCCGGCACCGTTCCATCCAGTTTGTTACCGGGAGCAGATCACAATGACCGTTCGTTCCATGCGTGCCACGCTCGCCAGTGGCAGGACCATCATCGCCGGCCGCCGCAGCGAACCGCGCACCGACGGGCAGGTCCCCGCTGTCGCTGCCGATACGCTCGACGCCGCGACGATCGCCTGCAATGTGGAAGTCGCCCGCGAAATCTACGCGAGCCGCCGCCGCCGTCACAAATTCCTGCCGGTGGACCTGTTCGGAGAGCCGACCTGGGACATCCTGCTGGATCTCTATCTCGCCGCCCGCGAGGACAGGCGTGTCCCCACGACGAGCGCTTGCATTGGGGCTCACGTGCCGCCGACGACGGCGCTGCGCTGGCTGCGCATACTCGAAGCGCGCGGCCTGGTGGAGCGCGAGGACGATGGTCGCGACGGACGCCGCACCTTCGTGCGCCTCACGCGGGCCGGATTGGTGGCGATGGATGGTTGCCTCGCCAACCTCCATGCCGGGATACGTCGCGCTTTCGGTGACGGTACTTCCGCGGACGCGCGTCTGCGCCTCGCCGAGTGAATTGCCATCCGGGCGGCTAATGACACCGCCCGGATGTGCTTTCAGGGCAGGACCCAGCGGACCGCGCTTGTGTAGGTGCCGCTCGTCGGCATGCCGTCGTTGCCCAGCGCCGGTATGAAGCGTGCTCTCGCGCTCACTTTGCTGCACGTCGCTGCGTCCAGGTCTGCCGAACCGCTCGAACCGGTGATCTCGCAACCTGTGACTCGGCCGTCCGGACCGATGGTCAGGCGGAAGCGTGTCACGCCTTCGCGCTCCTGGCGGATGGCGCTGCTGGGATAGTCCCGATCCGACACCCATGATGCTGGTGGTGATTTCGGAGCAGCGGTCCGCGTGGCGAAAGACGCCGAAGGCGACGGCTTCACTTCGACCGGACCGATCGGTGCGAACTCGACGGGCAAGATCGGCCCGATTTCGACCGGCCGGACGCCGATCGAGGGATCTACCGGTGCCAGCGTGATCTCGCTACGCGGCGCGACCATCCTTGTTTCGACCGGCTTCGCCGAGGGCTTTACCTCGGGCGGTGCTTATTGGAGTGATCTTCACTTCTTCCCGCCACTGCTGCGCTACCAGCGTGTCGCGAACGATATTCACAACGCCACCCGCAAACCCCGAAGCGATCGCCCAGATCGCCACGCCGTGCAGCAGACCCACCGCAACCAGTGCCTGTGCCCGCCTTCTTCCCGCGTTTTCGATTGCATATGCCATTGGCAACACCTCTTCCATTGCCGACGCCCCATCGCCTGGCTGGCCGTCCCGGAAGAGGGGCCCCAAGTGGGGCATTCGGTAACATTGGAAACTACCATCCTGAGGGGGAGGGCGCCACAAGAATCTCAACTGCAAAGGTTGAATTTATGCATCTCTGGGGTGGTGAGGCTTTTGCGATTGCAAAGCGGCGGGACTTCCCGGGAACTGAGGGAAGTCCCGCCGCGCGCCGGGTCTAGGTGCCCGGCTGTCCAACCGCCTGGTGCCGCGGGCGGTCGTTGCCCCGGTCAGTTGTCCGAACGATCGCGACGTTGCTGGCGGCTATCCTGACCGGACTGGCGCCCTGCCTGACGTGCGGATTGCCGACCCTGCTGGTCGCCCTGCTGGCCCATGCCATCGCTCTGCTGATTCTGCTGGCCACTCTGATCGGAGCCGCCCTGCTGGCCGCTACGGCTGCCCTGCTGATCCTGCTGCCCGCTCCGGTGCGAGCCGCCCTGCTGTGCCATGTTGCGTTCGCGCTGGGGGCCATCCTGCTGGTGACCAAGCTCGTTTCCGTTCTTGTTGTGCATCGTCTCTCTCCGCTTGGGGCCTCGATCCGGGCCCATGCCAGATTAACCGGAGCGGGCCGCGCATGTTCCGCAACTCATGGAAACTAAAAGACCTTTCGTCGCGTCCTGGGGCGGGATGATCCTTTGGCAGGGGTGGGTAGGGGGCCGTTGCTTGACCGGACCGCCAAACTGGACTAGGGGCCCGCACTTCCGCGATCCCGATTCCGGCTTCGCGGCTGAGCTGAACATTGCCGGTGCGTGCGGAAGGACTGTCCTGCCGCGTAATCCGTCAAAGTAACCCGGCCCTCGCGTCCGGGTGGAGCGTTTCGGCTCGCGATGCAGCGGCGGCGGGGCTTGGCCCCGCTTTCAGGCATTTGCGGGCGCTGCGTCCTTCACCTTGCCGATTGGGTCACAACCAAGGTGAAGAGTACTTCATGCCTACTATCAATCAGCTGGTCCGCAAGGGCCGCGAACCGCAGAAGGCCAAGTCGAAGGTCCCTGCGATGGAGCAGAACCCGCAGAAGCGCGGCGTCTGCACCCGCGTCTACACGACCACCCCGAAGAAGCCGAACTCGGCTCTCCGCAAGGTCGCCAAGATCCGCCTGACCAACAGCCGCGAAGTCATCTCGTACATTCCGGGTGAAGGCCACAACCTGCAGGAGCACTCGGTCGTGCTCATCCGCGGCGGCCGCGTCCGCGACCTTCCCGGCGTTCGCTACCACGTCCTGCGCGGCGTGCTCGATACGCAGGGCGTCAAGGATCGCAAGCAGTCGCGCTCGAAGTACGGCGCCAAGCGTCCGAAGTGATGTCTGCGGCGGGGCTGGGCGCTTGTTCGCTCCGGTTTCGCTGAAGCGTCTCGCAGGTTCAGGGATCGGCTCAGTTCCGGTCCGGTAAGAAGGAATTCAAGATGTCACGTCGTCGTCGTCCGGAAAAGCGGGTCATCCTGCCCGACCCGAAGTTCGGTGATCAGGTCCTGTCGAAGTTCATGAACAACCTCATGCTCGACGGCAAGAAGTCGGTCGCTGAAAGCATCGTCTACGGTGCGCTGGAAGTGATGCAGACCCGTGCGAAGGCGGATCCCGTCCAGCTCTTCCATGATGCGCTGAACAACGTCCGTCCGCAGATCGAAGTGCGCTCGCGCCGCGTCGGTGGTGCGACCTATCAGGTTCCGGTCGAAGTCCGTCCGGAGCGTGCCCAGGCCCTCGCCATCCGCTGGCTGATCACGGCTGCCCGCAACCGCTCGGAAACCACGATGGCCGCGCGCCTTTCGGCCGAGCTGCTCGATGCTGCCAACAACCGCGGAAACGCCGTCAAGAAGCGCGAAGACACCCACCGCATGGCCGACGCGAACCGCGCGTTCAGCCATTATCGCTGGTAAGGGTGGTCCGTCTTTAAACGGTCACGAACGTAACCATATGGGCGGAGCCTCCGAGGCTCCCCCATACTCCCAAGGAACAGCATCATGGCACGCAGCCATCCGCTCGAGCGCTACCGCAATTTCGGCATCATGGCGCACATCGACGCCGGCAAGACGACGACGACCGAGCGCATCCTCTATTACACCGGCAAGTCCTACAAGATCGGCGAAGTCCACGAAGGCGCCGCCACGATGGACTGGATGGAGCAGGAGCAGGAACGCGGCATCACCATCACGTCGGCCGCGACGACTTGCTTCTGGAACGATCACCGCCTGAACATCATCGACACCCCCGGCCACGTCGACTTCACTATTGAAGTCGAGCGTTCGCTGCGCGTGCTTGACGGCGCGGTTGCCGCGTTTGACGGCGTTGCCGGCGTTGAGCCCCAGTCGGAAACCGTGTGGCGTCAGGCTGACAAGTACGGCGTGCCGCGGATGTGCTACATCAACAAGCTCGACCGCACCGGCGCGAACTTCTACTATTGCGTCCAGACGATCATCGACCGTCTCGGCGCGAAGCCGGCCGTGCTCTATCTCCCGATCGGCGCGGAGAGCGAGTTCAAGGGTCTGGTCGACCTTATCAACGAACGCGCGATCATCTGGAAGGACGAGAGCCTTGGCGCCGAGTTCTTCTACGAGGACATCCCGGCGGACATGGCCGACAAGGCCGCCGAATATCGCGAAAAGCTGATCGAGCTTGCCGTCGAGCAGGACGATGCGGCCATGGAAGCCTATCTCGAAGGCACCATGCCCGACGCCGCCACGCTCAAGGCGCTGCTGCGCAAGGGTACGCTGGCTCACGCCTTCGTGCCGGTGCTGTGCGGTTCGTCGTTCAAGAACAAGGGCGTGCAGGCCCTCCTCGACGCGGTCGTGGACTTCATGCCCTCGCCGCTCGACATCGAGGACGTGCAGGGCATCAACCCCGACACCGACGAGCCGGATAGCCGCGCCACCTCGGACGACGCGCCGTTCTCGGCTCTGGCGTTCAAGATCATGAACGACCCGTTCGTGGGTTCGCTCACCTTCACCCGCATCTATTCGGGCACGCTGAGCAAGGGTAGTTACCTGAACTCGGTGAAGAACAAGAAGGAAAAGGTTGGCCGCATGCTGCTGATGCATGCGAACAGCCGCGAGGACATCGAAGAAGCCTATGCGGGCGACATCGTGGCTCTGGCCGGTCTGAAGGAGACCACCACGGGCGACACGCTGTGCTCGGAAAAGCAGCCGATCATTCTCGAGCGCATGGAATTCCCCGAGCCGGTTATCGAGCTTTCGGTGGAACCGAAGACCAAGGCCGACCAGGAAAAGATGGGCATCGCGCTCAATCGCCTCGCCGCCGAGGACCCCTCGTTCCGCGTCTCGACCGATCACGAATCGGGCCAGACCATCATCAAGGGCATGGGCGAACTTCACCTCGAAATCCTTGTCGACCGCATGAAGCGCGAGTTCAAGGTCGAGGCGAACGTCGGTGCGCCGCAGGTGGCCTATCGCGAATACCTCGCCAAGGCGATCGATCTTGATCACACCCACAAGAAGCAGTCGGGCGGCACGGGTCAGTTCGGCCGCGTGAAGGTCAAGGTCACGCCGGGTGAACGCGGTTCGGGCTTCGTCTTCAAGGACGAGATCAAGGGCGGTAACATTCCGAAGGAATACATCCCCGCGATCGAAAAGGGCTTCCGCGAAACGGCAGCCACCGGCTCGCTGATCGGCTTCCCGATCATCGACTTCGAAGTCCTGCTCTACGACGGCGCCTACCACGACGTCGACTCGTCGGCGCTGGCCTTCGAAATCTGCGCCCGCGGCGCGATGCGCGAAGCGGCCCAGAAGGCCGGCATCAAGCTGCTCGAACCGATCATGAAGGTCGAGGTGATCACGCCGGACGAATATCTCGGCGACGTGATCGGCGACATCAACTCGCGTCGTGGCCAGATCCAGGGCACCGACACCCGCGGCAATGCCCAGGCGGTCACCGCCATGGTGCCGCTGGCGAACATGTTCGGCTACGTGAACCAGCTCCGCTCGTTCACCCAGGGCCGTGCGAACTACTCCATGTTCTTCGACCATTACGACGAGGTCCCGGCGAACGTCGCGACCGAGCTCAAGGCGAAGCTTGCATAAGAGCACGGATAGCATTAGGGGCGGCGCTCGATTCAGCGGGTGCCGTCCAATTCCCGCAGTATCTGCACACTTGAGAACAGAAGGTTTGAACAATGGCCAAGGCTAAGTTTGAGCGGAACAAGCCGCACTGCAACATCGGCACCATCGGTCACGTCGACCACGGCAAGACCACGCTGACCGCCGCGATCACCAAGGTGCTCGCCGAGCAGGGTGGCGCTGAATTCACCGACTACGCGAACATCGACAAGGCTCCGGAAGAGCGCGAGCGCGGCATCACCATCTCGACCGCACACGTCGAGTACGAGACCGCCAACCGCCACTACGCGCACGTCGACTGCCCGGGTCACGCCGACTACGTGAAGAACATGATCACCGGTGCCGCCCAGATGGACGGCGCGATCCTGGTCGTGAACGCTGCTGACGGCCCGATGCCGCAGACCCGCGAGCACATCCTGCTTGCCCGCCAGGTCGGCGTGCCCGCGCTCGTCGTGTACATGAACAAGGTCGACCAGGTCGACGACGAGGAAATCCTCGAGCTCGTCGAACTCGAAGTTCGCGAACTGCTGTCGTCGTACGACTTCCCGGGCGACGATATTCCGATCGTCAAGGGTTCGGCTCTGGCCGCTCTCGAAGGCCGCGACGACAACATCGGCAAGGACTCGATCAACGCGCTCATGGCTGCCGTTGACGCGTACATCCCGCAGCCGCCGCGTCCGACCGACAAGCCCTTCCTGATGCCCGTCGAAGACGTGTTCTCGATCTCGGGTCGCGGCACCGTGGTGACCGGCCGTATCGAAACCGGCATCATCAAGGTCGGCGAAGAAGTCGAGATCATCGGTCTGAAGGACACCCAGAAGACCACCGTGACCGGCGTCGAAATGTTCCGCAAGCTGCTCGACCAGGGCGAAGCCGGCGACAACATCGGTGCGCTGATCCGCGGCATCAAGCGTGAAGAAGTCGAGCGTGGGCAGGTTCTCGCCAAGCCCGGTTCGGTGACCCCGCACACCGAATTCTCGGCCGAGGTCTACGTGCTGTCGAAGGACGAAGGTGGCCGTCACACGCCGTTCTTCGCCAACTACCGCCCGCAGTTCTACTTCCGCACCACCGACGTCACCGGTGAGGTCGTCCTCCCCGAGGGCACCGAGATGGTGATGCCGGGCGACAACGTCACCCTGGCTGTCAAGCTGATCGCTCCGATCGCGATGGACGAAGGTCTGCGCTTCGCAATTCGCGAAGGCGGCCGCACCGTCGGTTCGGGGGTTGTCAGCAAGATCACGAAGTAATATAGGCCGCGCACCGGCGGGGAGATTCGCTCTTCCCGCCGGTCGGTTTTTTACTGACTGATCGCTATTTGGCAGTCGGCCAGCTCTCCCCGAGCTTCAGAACTGGGGTGGGGGTAGAGGGCAGGTCGACTGACGTTTTTGTTTTGCTCTTTCGCATCGGTATACGGACATGGAAGCCCAGAATATCCGCATTCGCCTCAAGGCCTTCGATCATCGCGTTCTTGACCAGGCCACTGGAGAAATCGCGGACACCGCACGCCGCACCGGCGCTCTCATCCGGGGTCCCATTCCGCTCCCGACGCGCATCGAAAAGTTCTGCGTCAACCGCGGTCCGCACATCGACAAGAAGTCGCGTGAGCAGTTCGAGGTCCGTACCTACAAGCGCCTGCTCGACATCGTGCAGCCCAATGCGGCCACTGTCGACGCGCTGATGAAGCTGGACCTTGCTGCCGGCGTCAACGTCGAGATCAAGCTGGCCTGAGCCCGCTTGCTGACGGCCTCGCCAAGGCTGAGGTAGTCCGGTCGGGTCGTCCGCAACGGCCCCAGAATTCTGGCCGGATCGCTCCGGCCAAGACCTTCCCTTCCAGGCAATTCCTGGGGTGAAGGACCAGAGTTTCCGGGGTAACAAAAGCCTCGTTGACAATGGGATACCTCCGGCGCCGCGCCATTTCCGGGAAACCGGGTTGGCATTGCCGGGCAAGCGTCCCCCGATCGCTCCCGCTTCCAGTGGGGGCATTCAGCCCGGTCGGGGGCATGCTTCACATACGGGCTGAACACGCCTGTCGGGATGGGCCCGGCAGGCCTCTGTTAGGAGTATGGATCATGCGCACCGGCGTGATCGCGAAGAAGGTGGGTATGACCCGCCTTTTCCAGGAAGATGGTCGGCACGTGCCGGTTACCGTCCTGTCGCTAGAAAATTGCCAGGTGGTTTCGGTTCGCACCGCTGAGCGTGACGGTTACGTCGCTCTCCAGCTCGGTGCTGGCGAAGCCAAGCAGAAGAACGTTGCCAAGCCGCAGCGCGAACACTTCGCCAAGGCCGAAGTTCCGCTGAAGATGGAAGTCGCCGAGTTCCGCGTCGCCGATGACGCGCTGCTTGATGTCGGCTCGACCATCGCCGCTTCGCACTTCGTCCCTGGCCAGTATGTCGACATCACCGGCCAGACCCAGGGCAAGGGCTTCCAGGGCGCTATGAAGCGCTGGGGCTTCGGCGGTATGCGCGCCACCCACGGTGTCTCGATCTCGCACCGTGCCCACGGTTCGACCGGTAACCGCCAGGATCCTGGCCGCGTCTTCAAGAACAAGAAGATGGCCGGTCACATGGGCGACCGTCAGCGCACCCAGCAGAACCTCGAAGTCGTCCGCACCGACGACGAGCGTGGCCTGATCTTCGTCAAGGGTTCTGTCCCCGGTTCGAAGAACGCCTGGCTCCTCGTGCGCGACGCCGTGAAGGTCTCGCGCCACGCTGAAGCGCCCTATCCCGCAGGCCTGAAGCAGGCCGCCAACAGCAATGACTCGGCAGCTGCCGACACCCCGG includes the following:
- the rpsJ gene encoding 30S ribosomal protein S10 gives rise to the protein MEAQNIRIRLKAFDHRVLDQATGEIADTARRTGALIRGPIPLPTRIEKFCVNRGPHIDKKSREQFEVRTYKRLLDIVQPNAATVDALMKLDLAAGVNVEIKLA
- a CDS encoding sensor histidine kinase, with translation MSAKGWTRRTGRVIATGRAVLALTFLLALWLDPVVPVRGVTLGYALVSSYLLWTALLMIIAWRSWWYDFRLAPVAQVVDILMFLSAVYFTESPFTEFQSPFLAFAAFMQVSAMVRWNWRATALTALVLLSTNLAFGITLYQMGLDIDLFRFSRRTIYMIVLSSILIWLSMSRGSGRTVAFAEPPGIPGERRDLLLDSALRAAAATLGAEQVALAFAASEEPWIEMRRLTAKGIVTERLAPEGLADELLGRRSTAIFSRSRKRQLALAEDGGLEALDGPVESRLADLLGADEGIIASVQSVTGSGHLVAWDHKNLSFDDIALVRALADEIGHALDREEMARLARSAAETGVRQAVARDLHDSVAQFLAGTLFRLEALRRWIREGNDPEGEIDSIKNALRREQGQLRLLIQRLRRGQEGDRRTEIGEELRDLLAEASGHWHIETELVMDQRPLPVSVQLSHEIRQLVREAVANAARHGKCGKVKVELSEQAGHLNLAITDDGKGFPQIPNAPRPRSISERVEALGGRFELHSDGAGTRLAIALRSGEPA
- the tuf gene encoding elongation factor Tu, with the protein product MAKAKFERNKPHCNIGTIGHVDHGKTTLTAAITKVLAEQGGAEFTDYANIDKAPEERERGITISTAHVEYETANRHYAHVDCPGHADYVKNMITGAAQMDGAILVVNAADGPMPQTREHILLARQVGVPALVVYMNKVDQVDDEEILELVELEVRELLSSYDFPGDDIPIVKGSALAALEGRDDNIGKDSINALMAAVDAYIPQPPRPTDKPFLMPVEDVFSISGRGTVVTGRIETGIIKVGEEVEIIGLKDTQKTTVTGVEMFRKLLDQGEAGDNIGALIRGIKREEVERGQVLAKPGSVTPHTEFSAEVYVLSKDEGGRHTPFFANYRPQFYFRTTDVTGEVVLPEGTEMVMPGDNVTLAVKLIAPIAMDEGLRFAIREGGRTVGSGVVSKITK
- a CDS encoding response regulator, with product MIPVLVADDHGFIRAGVEAVLRGTRFSVVATTASGEETLDAIKTHDPAVVLLDINMPGMNGVQALEALRERGDKRPVVLLTAEINDRQLISVMRAGVDGIVSKDGAEEGLVEVLEKVHAGQKAIEPNFLQRALDLSLRPDSQGPLAKLNPRERKIAALVARGMRNRDIGAELGIGEGTVKVYLHTMYQKLGIDNRTELALLAVNEQEG
- the fusA gene encoding elongation factor G, translated to MARSHPLERYRNFGIMAHIDAGKTTTTERILYYTGKSYKIGEVHEGAATMDWMEQEQERGITITSAATTCFWNDHRLNIIDTPGHVDFTIEVERSLRVLDGAVAAFDGVAGVEPQSETVWRQADKYGVPRMCYINKLDRTGANFYYCVQTIIDRLGAKPAVLYLPIGAESEFKGLVDLINERAIIWKDESLGAEFFYEDIPADMADKAAEYREKLIELAVEQDDAAMEAYLEGTMPDAATLKALLRKGTLAHAFVPVLCGSSFKNKGVQALLDAVVDFMPSPLDIEDVQGINPDTDEPDSRATSDDAPFSALAFKIMNDPFVGSLTFTRIYSGTLSKGSYLNSVKNKKEKVGRMLLMHANSREDIEEAYAGDIVALAGLKETTTGDTLCSEKQPIILERMEFPEPVIELSVEPKTKADQEKMGIALNRLAAEDPSFRVSTDHESGQTIIKGMGELHLEILVDRMKREFKVEANVGAPQVAYREYLAKAIDLDHTHKKQSGGTGQFGRVKVKVTPGERGSGFVFKDEIKGGNIPKEYIPAIEKGFRETAATGSLIGFPIIDFEVLLYDGAYHDVDSSALAFEICARGAMREAAQKAGIKLLEPIMKVEVITPDEYLGDVIGDINSRRGQIQGTDTRGNAQAVTAMVPLANMFGYVNQLRSFTQGRANYSMFFDHYDEVPANVATELKAKLA
- the rplC gene encoding 50S ribosomal protein L3, translated to MRTGVIAKKVGMTRLFQEDGRHVPVTVLSLENCQVVSVRTAERDGYVALQLGAGEAKQKNVAKPQREHFAKAEVPLKMEVAEFRVADDALLDVGSTIAASHFVPGQYVDITGQTQGKGFQGAMKRWGFGGMRATHGVSISHRAHGSTGNRQDPGRVFKNKKMAGHMGDRQRTQQNLEVVRTDDERGLIFVKGSVPGSKNAWLLVRDAVKVSRHAEAPYPAGLKQAANSNDSAAADTPAEVAAVEATEGQEG
- a CDS encoding winged helix DNA-binding protein, which codes for MTVRSMRATLASGRTIIAGRRSEPRTDGQVPAVAADTLDAATIACNVEVAREIYASRRRRHKFLPVDLFGEPTWDILLDLYLAAREDRRVPTTSACIGAHVPPTTALRWLRILEARGLVEREDDGRDGRRTFVRLTRAGLVAMDGCLANLHAGIRRAFGDGTSADARLRLAE
- the rpsG gene encoding 30S ribosomal protein S7 produces the protein MSRRRRPEKRVILPDPKFGDQVLSKFMNNLMLDGKKSVAESIVYGALEVMQTRAKADPVQLFHDALNNVRPQIEVRSRRVGGATYQVPVEVRPERAQALAIRWLITAARNRSETTMAARLSAELLDAANNRGNAVKKREDTHRMADANRAFSHYRW
- a CDS encoding energy transducer TonB; this encodes MVAPRSEITLAPVDPSIGVRPVEIGPILPVEFAPIGPVEVKPSPSASFATRTAAPKSPPASWVSDRDYPSSAIRQEREGVTRFRLTIGPDGRVTGCEITGSSGSADLDAATCSKVSARARFIPALGNDGMPTSGTYTSAVRWVLP
- the rpsL gene encoding 30S ribosomal protein S12, encoding MPTINQLVRKGREPQKAKSKVPAMEQNPQKRGVCTRVYTTTPKKPNSALRKVAKIRLTNSREVISYIPGEGHNLQEHSVVLIRGGRVRDLPGVRYHVLRGVLDTQGVKDRKQSRSKYGAKRPK
- a CDS encoding helix-turn-helix transcriptional regulator, which gives rise to MPRSALENAWFWFTMELVQLTFSGGKTVVASGRKDKMTVAVDEIENPLLSLTAKQREVLDLLIQHKTSKEISRQLGISPHTVDQRIMLARAKLGVATRGEVAQAYRRLVETYEQPVYGLSDLGFPPLPASQPYRDDTDVGPSSNTLPQGDEGLVRYRVLPEMFDGPYGTLMRLGYIAAVTVFLILIVLGGLTMFAQLSSMLDR